In Nitrospira sp., one genomic interval encodes:
- a CDS encoding M48 family metallopeptidase, giving the protein MGRRALLALGARAAAALPTLTGLGAVTGLLQSLAGCQRAPGTARDQFIYISEEKEMAMGLSAFREVLRQAPLTNNVELNEMVHRVGNRIAKAANKPEYQWEFAVIQDDRTVNAFALPGGKVAVFTGILKVTKNEDGLATVMGHEVAHALQRHGAERMSRGILEQIGQLAALGAGAAAGRPDAAMAAMTVYGVGVSLPFDRRQESEADYIGLRLMAEAGYDPREAVAFWERMSGCPRAMINKLCFRSQQAIPEFLSTHPSDVTRIKQIEAWIPEALKHYHPPGQSPVQPIGPIQPYRPPVGPMPEAPLPTG; this is encoded by the coding sequence ATGGGTCGCCGCGCGCTGCTGGCCTTGGGTGCTCGCGCAGCCGCCGCCCTGCCGACCCTGACCGGCTTGGGCGCGGTGACGGGCCTCCTGCAGTCGCTCGCCGGCTGCCAGCGGGCTCCGGGGACTGCTCGCGACCAGTTCATATACATTTCCGAGGAAAAGGAAATGGCGATGGGCCTCTCGGCCTTTCGGGAGGTGTTGCGCCAGGCGCCCTTGACCAACAATGTGGAACTCAACGAGATGGTGCACCGCGTCGGCAACCGCATCGCAAAGGCAGCCAACAAGCCGGAGTACCAATGGGAGTTCGCCGTCATTCAGGACGACCGCACCGTCAACGCCTTCGCCCTGCCGGGAGGGAAAGTGGCGGTGTTTACAGGCATTCTCAAAGTTACCAAGAACGAGGACGGCCTCGCCACCGTCATGGGGCATGAGGTGGCGCACGCGTTACAACGCCATGGAGCGGAACGGATGAGTCGCGGGATTCTGGAGCAGATCGGGCAACTGGCCGCCCTGGGCGCGGGGGCCGCCGCAGGACGGCCGGATGCGGCCATGGCCGCCATGACCGTCTATGGAGTCGGCGTATCGCTGCCGTTCGACCGCCGCCAGGAATCGGAGGCGGATTACATCGGCCTGCGCCTGATGGCCGAAGCCGGCTACGACCCGCGTGAAGCCGTGGCCTTCTGGGAACGGATGAGCGGCTGCCCGCGCGCGATGATCAACAAACTCTGCTTTCGCTCGCAGCAGGCGATCCCGGAATTTCTCTCGACGCACCCCTCGGACGTCACCCGAATCAAACAGATCGAAGCCTGGATTCCGGAGGCCTTGAAGCACTACCATCCGCCGGGGCAGAGTCCGGTGCAACCGATCGGTCCGATCCAACCCTACCGCCCCCCGGTGGGCCCCATGCCCGAGGCGCCCCTGCCGACCGGCTAA